The window TGGACGTGTACCGCGTGCTGCGGCGCATGAACCCCAGCCCGTACATGTTCCTGCTGCGCACCACCGATGCCGACGGCACCCCCATCGACGTGGTCGGCGCCAGCCCGGAGTCCCTGGTGACAGTGCGCGGCGGAACAGCTACCACGCACCCCATCGCCGGCTCGCGGCCCCGAGGCGCCGACCCGGAGGCCGACCAGGCACTGGCCGAGCAGCTGCTGGCCGACCCCAAGGAGCGCTCCGAGCACCTGATGCTGGTGGACCTGGCCCGCAACGACCTGCAGAAGTTCTGCGACCCCGGCACGGTGGTGGTGCGCGATTTCATGCACATCCAGCGGTACTCCCACATCCAGCACATCGTCTCCACCGTCACCGGTCGCATCCGTGAGGGCGCCACCGCCTACGACGCCCTGCGGGCCACCTTCCCGGCCGGCACCCTCTCCGGTGCGCCCAAGCCCTCGGCCCTGCGGATCATCGACCGGCTCGAACCCGTGCGCCGCGGTATCTACGGCGGCACCGTGGGGTACATCGACTTCGCCGGCGACATGGACATGGCGATCGCCATCCGCACCGCCGTGCTGAAGGACGGCACCGCCCACGTGCAGTCCGGCGGGGGAGTGGTGGCCGACTCCGACCCCACCATGGAGCACCGCGAGACCCAGTCCAAGGCCGCCGCCGCACTGCGCGCCGTCGCCTCGTCCGAGACCCTGCGGCCGGCATGACTGCCGTACTGGACCGCCTGACCAAACCAGTCGTGGTGCTGCTGGGCCTGGCATCGTCACTGGCGCTGGCCGGGACCACCGCCCTCGAATGGCTCCGGGCCACCGCCCCCGATCTCACCGGCACCGTCATCGAGGTGCCCGTCACCGGGCAGGAGGCCGCCCCGGCGGTGATGGCCCTGGGGCTGGTAGGCGCGGCCGCATCGCTCGCCAGCGCCCTGTCCTCGGTCTGGGTGCGCTGGGTGACCGGTCCCGTCCTGGTGCTCACCGGGGCAACGGCCGCCGTGCTCAGCGCGGGAGTCTTCCTGGACCCCGAGGCCGCAGCCCGGGCGGGCGTCGCCCGCGCCACCGGGCTGCTCGGCGGTGACCTGCATGCCACCACGGGCACCTGGCCGCTGCTGGCCGTGGTCCCCGCGGTGCTCGTCGCCCTCGCCGGCCTCGCGGTCCTCGTGGCCGGAGGCCGCTGGCGCACCGGCAGCCGCTACCGCAGCGCTGCCGTCGCCGCCCCACAGGCCGCTGCCGCGTCCCCGCAGGACGACCCGGCCGCTGCCTGGGACGCCCTGACCCGCGGCCAGGATCCCACCGAGTACGAGGTCGATCCCGCCCAGCACACCGGTCCCGAGCCCGACCGGGGACACGACGCGGTGGGCGAGGACCGATCGCCGCGCCACGACGTGGCACAATGAGCCCGACCCTGCCCTGACCCCGGAGAAGGACCATGCCGAAGACTTACGCCGTCCCGCCGCCCCCGCCCCACAACGAGGGCAAGACCGTGGCTGCCTGGACCCTCAACCTGGGTGTGGTCCTCGGTGCCGTCCTGGTGGCTCTGGGGATGGTGCGCGGCGAATCCATGTTCATGATCGTCGGTGCCGGGGTGATGGCGCTGGCCATCGTCGCCGGTGTGGGCCTGTCCTTCGCGGGACTGGGCCAGAAGTCCACCAAGGCCGAGGAACGGTGACATCCGCGGTGCGGACCGAGCGCCCCCAGGGGGCGCCCGTCGGTCCCGCCCGCGGATCCCGCCGTGCACTGCTCCCGCTTGCTCTCGCAGCCGGGGGACTCGCCGTCGCGCTGCTGGTGCAGGCGGTCTTCGACCCGTTCCGCACCGACGTGCCGCTGTGCCCCGTGTACCACCTCACCGGTCTGCACTGCCCCGGATGCGGAGCGATCCGCTCGGTCCACGCCCTGCTCGACGGTGATCTCGCGCTCGCTCTCCGCAGCAACGCAGTGCTGATGGTGGCGCTGCCCGCGGTCGCGCTCGGCTTCGGCCGGTGGACGCTGCGCCGCATGCGCGGCCTGCGGACCGCAGCACCGCCGTCGAGCGTCGTCCTGGCCGGCGCTGTCATCGCCGTCGTCTTCGGCATCCTCCGGAACCTGCCCTTCTTCTGGTTCCTGGCCCCCGTCTCGTTCGTGGGTGCCTGAGCCGGCCCGGCCTGCACCCCATCCCAGGAGTCCCATCGTGACCACCACCGGAACCGTCCTCGACGACATCATCGTCGGCGTCCGCGAGGACCTCGAGCAGCGACGCCGCGCGGTCGGCAGCCGCGACCTCGAGCGTCTCGCCGTCGAGATCGGCCCTGCCCTCGACGCCGAGGCCTCGCTGCGCGGTGACGGCAGCACCCTGGGCCTCATCGCCGAGGTCAAACGGTCCAGCCCCTCCAAGGGCGAGCTCGCCAGCATCCCCGCCCCCGCCGATCTCGCCGCCATCTACGAGCAGGGCGGTGCCGGCGCCATCAGCGTGCTCACCGAGCAGCGCCGCTTCCGAGGCTCCCTGGCCGATCTCGACGCCGTGCGCGCTCGCGTGGAGGTGCCGCTGCTGCGCAAGGACTTCGTGGTGGACCCGTACCAGATCCTCGAGGCACGCGCCCACGGCGCGGACCTGATCCTGCTGATCGTCGCGGCGCTGGACGACCAGCAGCTGCGGGACTTCCACGACCTCACCACCGAGCTGGGCATGCAGGCCCTGGTGGAGACCCACACCCCCGAGGAGCTCGAGCGGGCGCTGGCGATCGATCCCGCGATCGTCGGGGTCAACGCCCGCGACCTGAAGACCCTCGACGTCGACCTCGACCGCGCCGCGGGACTGCTGGGGGACATCCCCGGGCACGTCCTGGCGATCGGCGAGTCCGCCGTCGCGAGTGTCGCCGATGTCGAGGCCTACGCCCGCGCCGGAGCCGACGCCGTCCTGGTGGGCGAGGCACTGGTCACCTCCGGTGACACCCTCACCACCGTCCAGTCCTTCCGCGACGTCGCCCGCCGCGGTCGCCCCGCCACCGAAGGAGGTCCCCAGTGACCGTTCCAGACCTGTCCCGCCCCACCGGCGACCTGCGCTCCCACGCCGGGCCCTGGTTCGGCGACTTCGGCGGGCGATTCCTGCCCGAGGCCCTGGTGCCCGCTCTCGACGAGCTCTCCGAGGTCTACGAGAAGGCGATCGTGGACCCGGACTTCATCGCCGAGCTGCAGCGCCTGGCGGAGGAGTACACCGGCCGCCCCTCCCTGCTCAGTGAGGCCCCGCGCTTCTCACGCCTCGCCGGCGGCGCCAGGATCCTTCTCAAGCGCGAGGACCTCAACCACACCGGTTCGCACAAGATCAACAATGTGCTGGGCCAGGCGCTGCTGACCATGCGCATGGGCAAGAAGCGCGTCATCGCCGAGACCGGCGCCGGTCAGCACGGCGTGGCCACCGCCACCGCCGCGGCCCTGTTCGGCCTGGACTGCACCATCTACATGGGAGAGGAGGACACCCGCCGGCAGGCCCTGAACGTGGCGCGGATGCGCCTGCTCGGCGCCGAGGTGGTGCCCGTGACCCATGGCTCGCGCACCCTCAAGGACGCCATCAACGAGGCATTCCGCGACTGGGTCACCAACGTGGAGACCTCCAACTACATCTTCGGCACCGTCGCCGGGCCCCACCCGTTCCCCACCATGGTGCGGGACCTGCAGCGGATCATCGGCGAAGAGGCCCGCGCCCAGGTCCTCGACCGCGTAGGGCGCCTGCCCGACGCCGTGGTGGCCTGCGTGGGCGGCGGCTCCAACGCCATGGGCATCTTCCACGCCTTCCTCGACGACACCGAGCCCGGGGAGCACGTGCGCCTGATCGGCTGCGAGGCCGCCGGCGACGGTGTGGACACCGACTTCCACGCGGCCACCATCGGCCGCGGCACCCCCGGTGTGCTGCACGGGGCACGCTCCTTCCTGCTGCAGGACGAGGACGGCCAGACCATCGAGTCCCACTCGATCTCCGCCGGACTGGACTACCCGGGTATCGGGCCGGAGCACGCGTGGCTGGCCGACATCGGCCGTGCCGAGTACCGCGCCGTCACCGACGCCGAGGCGATGGACGCCTTCGCCCTGCTGTCGATGACCGAGGGCATCATGCCGGCCATCGAGTCCTCCCACGCCCTGGCCGGTGCCCTCGCCCTCGGCAAGGAGCTGGGCAAGGACGCCGTGATCCTGGTGAACCTCTCCGGCCGCGGCGACAAGGACGTCCACACCGCCTCGGAGTGGTTCGGCCTGCTGGACGGCGACCCTGCCGACGAGTCCGACGATGGCACGAGTCCAGACGGCACCGACCCGGAGGACGCCGCAGCCACTGGCACCGACGGCGCCGTCCGCCACGGGCGCGCGGACCTCACGCCGCTGCGGGACCTGGCCCGCACCACGATGGATGCCGCCACCGCCGGCACGGAGGAGGACGCATGAGCGAGCACGCGCACGGCGACAGGCTGCGATCGGCGCAGGTGCTGGAGCGCACCCGCGCCGAGGGCCGCGCCGCACTGATCGGCTACCTGCCCGTGGGATACCCCGACCTGGCCGGCTCGATCGATGCCGCCCGCACCCTGATCGACCACGGCGCCGACATGATCGAGCTGGGCCTGCCCTACTCCGATCCCGTCATGGACGGCCCCGTCATCCAGCGCGCCGCCACCGCGGCCCTCGCCGGCGGAGTGCGCAACCGCGACGTCATCACGGCGGTGGAGCAGCTCTCCGGCCGCGGCGCCGCGATCCTGGTGATGAGCTACTGGAACCCCGTGCTGGCATACGGCGTGGACGCCTTCGCCCGCGACCTCGCCTCCGCCGGCGGCGCCGGGCTGATCACCCCGGACCTCATCCCCGACGAGGCCGGTGACTGGCTCGCCGCATCCGAGACCCACGCACTGGACCGCGTGTTCCTGGTCGCACCCAGTTCGCCGCGGGACCGACTCGAACACGTCGTCGAGCACACCACCGGTTTCGTGTACGCAGCCAGCACCATGGGGGTCACCGGCACCCGCACCAGCGTCTCCGCCGCCACCGAGGGCCTGGTCCAGCGCACCCGCGACGCCGGCGCCCAGAACGTGTGCGTGGGACTGGGGGTCTCCACCGGGGACCAGGCAGCCCAGGTGGGGGCCTACGCCGACGGTGTGATCGTGGGCTCCGCCTTCGTGCGCACCCTGCTGGAGGCGCAGGACGCCGGCCGCGGCAACGACCTCACTGCCCTGGCCGCAGTGGCGGACGACCTGCGTGCGGGCGTGGACCGAGCACGCACCGGCAACCGGCCCACTGCCGGCTCCGCCGAGGGCCGCGCATGAGCCTCGCCCTGATCCCCAGCCCCCCGATCTCCGCGATCTCCCTGGGGCCGCTGACCCTGTACTTCTACGCCGTGTGCATCCTGGC is drawn from Brachybacterium muris and contains these coding sequences:
- a CDS encoding Trp biosynthesis-associated membrane protein, with product MTAVLDRLTKPVVVLLGLASSLALAGTTALEWLRATAPDLTGTVIEVPVTGQEAAPAVMALGLVGAAASLASALSSVWVRWVTGPVLVLTGATAAVLSAGVFLDPEAAARAGVARATGLLGGDLHATTGTWPLLAVVPAVLVALAGLAVLVAGGRWRTGSRYRSAAVAAPQAAAASPQDDPAAAWDALTRGQDPTEYEVDPAQHTGPEPDRGHDAVGEDRSPRHDVAQ
- a CDS encoding HGxxPAAW family protein, which translates into the protein MPKTYAVPPPPPHNEGKTVAAWTLNLGVVLGAVLVALGMVRGESMFMIVGAGVMALAIVAGVGLSFAGLGQKSTKAEER
- a CDS encoding DUF2752 domain-containing protein, giving the protein MRTERPQGAPVGPARGSRRALLPLALAAGGLAVALLVQAVFDPFRTDVPLCPVYHLTGLHCPGCGAIRSVHALLDGDLALALRSNAVLMVALPAVALGFGRWTLRRMRGLRTAAPPSSVVLAGAVIAVVFGILRNLPFFWFLAPVSFVGA
- the trpC gene encoding indole-3-glycerol phosphate synthase TrpC; translated protein: MTTTGTVLDDIIVGVREDLEQRRRAVGSRDLERLAVEIGPALDAEASLRGDGSTLGLIAEVKRSSPSKGELASIPAPADLAAIYEQGGAGAISVLTEQRRFRGSLADLDAVRARVEVPLLRKDFVVDPYQILEARAHGADLILLIVAALDDQQLRDFHDLTTELGMQALVETHTPEELERALAIDPAIVGVNARDLKTLDVDLDRAAGLLGDIPGHVLAIGESAVASVADVEAYARAGADAVLVGEALVTSGDTLTTVQSFRDVARRGRPATEGGPQ
- the trpB gene encoding tryptophan synthase subunit beta, giving the protein MTVPDLSRPTGDLRSHAGPWFGDFGGRFLPEALVPALDELSEVYEKAIVDPDFIAELQRLAEEYTGRPSLLSEAPRFSRLAGGARILLKREDLNHTGSHKINNVLGQALLTMRMGKKRVIAETGAGQHGVATATAAALFGLDCTIYMGEEDTRRQALNVARMRLLGAEVVPVTHGSRTLKDAINEAFRDWVTNVETSNYIFGTVAGPHPFPTMVRDLQRIIGEEARAQVLDRVGRLPDAVVACVGGGSNAMGIFHAFLDDTEPGEHVRLIGCEAAGDGVDTDFHAATIGRGTPGVLHGARSFLLQDEDGQTIESHSISAGLDYPGIGPEHAWLADIGRAEYRAVTDAEAMDAFALLSMTEGIMPAIESSHALAGALALGKELGKDAVILVNLSGRGDKDVHTASEWFGLLDGDPADESDDGTSPDGTDPEDAAATGTDGAVRHGRADLTPLRDLARTTMDAATAGTEEDA
- the trpA gene encoding tryptophan synthase subunit alpha, encoding MSEHAHGDRLRSAQVLERTRAEGRAALIGYLPVGYPDLAGSIDAARTLIDHGADMIELGLPYSDPVMDGPVIQRAATAALAGGVRNRDVITAVEQLSGRGAAILVMSYWNPVLAYGVDAFARDLASAGGAGLITPDLIPDEAGDWLAASETHALDRVFLVAPSSPRDRLEHVVEHTTGFVYAASTMGVTGTRTSVSAATEGLVQRTRDAGAQNVCVGLGVSTGDQAAQVGAYADGVIVGSAFVRTLLEAQDAGRGNDLTALAAVADDLRAGVDRARTGNRPTAGSAEGRA